In Candidatus Cloacimonadota bacterium, a single window of DNA contains:
- a CDS encoding carboxypeptidase regulatory-like domain-containing protein has product MRKKIFILSVLFVFGLLSAQNFEGFESGNFLSYNWEFSGYANWSTTVDDPFQGNYCAKTGAVEANQYSKLSITLEVVTPSELSFWWKTESEIESDLLIFYLDGSEIASISGNTAWQQYSMNVQVGYYTFSWSYEKDSQGTSGADCGWLDSITFPISTTFDYDLSANYIQGPSALYQGFSGVYDVLVKNYGTNPQDEYSVVLYREGGILLDSLYIDETLESEEEVVHHLVWIVPQDEPAAQTYVYAEVVTAQDDDLSNNVTDNFDVTIYEYGLGQIHIGTGNDLTNWYPFKFHMNASLAETIYMSNEINAIGDIYAISYRSNFEESVLNAPVEVFMAETTANNLAGGWIPAGSLTQVFGGDVDFFSGIHDVVFPFDTPYSYNGSNLCIMTHHVYMTDTFSIDNKFYETINTPFFDRTRAVGSPSPLSPNGPPDGFLFSRFPNINLYISLTNLGIVEGHVYDEVGNLIPTATIDVQQSNISTYSNGAGFYQFGNLIEGNYDFTAHKAGYESATANGIVITDQVTTIDFTLTSLPTVQIEGQITGSIEPAVGLVNATVDLLGAEDYNTQTDADGNFVFPEVYGNESYELNVTYTGFQPHVEQIDVQTDDVDLGIIILDEVALPATNVFASQDLTGTELTLEWNAPVSAMRDFESYTIYRFLSINSNDPTQWTLLESTYNDTTYMDNGWNSLNAQMYQYAVIVNYTNGVISEAALSNEIERFDVGTGQNIPEITDALQSIHPNPFNPSTKISYQLAEDSNVEISIFNVRGQKISMILNNEKERGFHHVVWNGKDKTGKEQASGIYFVRLLVNGKITATRKCMLMK; this is encoded by the coding sequence TTCTGGTGGAAGACGGAGAGCGAAATAGAAAGCGATCTTCTCATCTTTTATCTGGATGGCAGCGAAATTGCCTCGATAAGTGGTAATACAGCCTGGCAACAGTATTCTATGAATGTTCAGGTTGGATATTACACTTTTTCCTGGTCGTATGAAAAAGATAGTCAGGGAACAAGCGGAGCTGATTGCGGCTGGCTGGATAGCATCACTTTTCCCATTAGTACTACTTTCGATTATGATCTTTCAGCTAATTATATTCAGGGTCCTTCTGCTCTTTATCAGGGTTTTTCGGGAGTTTATGACGTTCTAGTGAAAAACTATGGAACAAATCCGCAGGATGAATATTCGGTAGTCTTATATCGGGAAGGCGGGATTTTATTGGATTCGCTTTATATCGATGAAACCCTGGAATCGGAAGAAGAAGTTGTTCATCATCTGGTCTGGATAGTTCCTCAAGATGAACCTGCCGCTCAAACCTATGTTTATGCAGAAGTAGTTACTGCTCAGGATGATGATCTTAGCAATAATGTGACCGATAATTTTGATGTAACTATTTATGAATATGGCTTGGGACAGATTCATATAGGAACTGGAAATGATCTTACAAACTGGTATCCGTTCAAGTTTCACATGAATGCCAGCCTGGCGGAAACAATTTATATGAGCAACGAGATTAATGCAATCGGTGATATTTATGCGATCAGTTATAGGTCAAATTTTGAAGAATCTGTTCTGAATGCTCCAGTGGAAGTTTTTATGGCAGAAACAACGGCAAACAATTTGGCAGGCGGTTGGATTCCTGCAGGATCTTTAACACAGGTTTTTGGTGGAGACGTCGATTTTTTCAGTGGAATTCATGATGTGGTTTTTCCCTTTGATACCCCCTATTCCTACAACGGAAGTAATCTCTGCATTATGACCCATCATGTTTATATGACTGATACTTTTAGTATTGATAACAAATTTTACGAAACCATAAATACTCCGTTTTTCGATAGAACCAGGGCGGTTGGATCACCAAGCCCACTTTCTCCCAATGGACCACCAGATGGTTTTTTATTTAGCAGATTTCCCAATATAAATCTTTATATTTCACTTACAAATTTGGGAATTGTGGAAGGTCATGTTTATGATGAAGTTGGAAATCTAATTCCTACAGCTACGATCGATGTACAACAATCCAATATCTCTACTTACAGTAATGGCGCAGGTTTCTATCAGTTTGGAAATCTGATCGAAGGAAATTACGACTTCACGGCTCACAAAGCGGGTTATGAATCTGCAACTGCCAATGGAATTGTTATAACCGATCAGGTAACAACCATAGATTTTACATTAACCAGCTTGCCAACAGTTCAAATTGAAGGACAGATCACAGGCAGTATCGAGCCCGCGGTTGGTTTGGTGAATGCAACTGTTGATCTTCTGGGAGCAGAAGATTATAACACCCAAACCGATGCTGATGGAAACTTTGTTTTTCCGGAAGTTTATGGAAATGAATCTTATGAGCTGAATGTAACTTATACCGGCTTTCAACCACATGTAGAGCAGATCGATGTTCAAACTGATGATGTAGATCTGGGAATAATTATTCTGGATGAAGTTGCACTTCCTGCTACCAATGTTTTTGCATCTCAGGATCTTACCGGAACGGAACTTACCCTGGAATGGAATGCTCCTGTTTCGGCAATGCGTGATTTTGAATCTTATACGATATATCGCTTTCTTTCAATAAACAGCAACGATCCTACACAGTGGACATTATTAGAATCGACATATAACGACACAACTTATATGGATAATGGTTGGAATAGTTTGAATGCTCAAATGTATCAGTACGCTGTGATCGTAAATTATACGAATGGTGTGATCTCTGAAGCAGCACTTTCCAATGAAATTGAAAGGTTTGATGTTGGAACTGGTCAGAACATTCCTGAAATAACAGATGCTCTGCAAAGTATCCATCCCAATCCATTCAATCCTTCCACCAAGATCAGTTATCAGCTGGCGGAAGATTCCAATGTCGAGATTTCCATTTTCAATGTTCGCGGACAGAAAATAAGCATGATCCTAAATAATGAAAAAGAGAGAGGATTTCATCATGTAGTTTGGAATGGAAAAGATAAAACTGGCAAAGAACAAGCATCGGGAATATATTTCGTGAGATTGCTGGTAAATGGAAAAATTACCGCTACCAGGAAATGCATGCTGATGAAATAA
- a CDS encoding DUF58 domain-containing protein, protein MPETNRNYLSDEFIAQLDKFNLRARLIVEGFITGLHKSPYHGFSVEFSDHRQYNPGDAIRNVDWKVYAKTNRYYIKRYEEETNLKSYLIIDHSASMGFSSGKISKLEFAKAFASALAYLMISQQDAVGLLSYTNEITNYVPPRSMRSYLSVLFKELYNLQPQDTTNTVEILHSLADRIKKRGLIILISDMIDDPEKILQGLQHFRHQKHEVILFHIQDTQELDFNFKSETEFIDSETGEKITVNPWQIRKDYQKAYQENSDFLKRKCHESFIEYNPITTATSFDEILLNYLIKRSKLM, encoded by the coding sequence ATGCCAGAAACTAATAGAAATTATCTTTCTGATGAATTCATCGCTCAGCTTGATAAATTCAATCTGCGCGCCCGACTCATCGTGGAGGGATTCATCACGGGACTGCACAAATCTCCCTATCATGGTTTCAGTGTGGAGTTTTCCGATCATCGCCAATACAATCCTGGCGATGCGATCCGCAACGTAGATTGGAAAGTATATGCCAAAACTAATCGCTACTACATTAAGCGCTACGAAGAGGAAACCAACCTTAAAAGTTATCTCATCATCGATCACAGCGCTTCTATGGGGTTTTCGTCTGGCAAGATTTCCAAACTGGAATTCGCCAAAGCGTTTGCTTCTGCTCTGGCATATTTGATGATAAGTCAGCAGGACGCTGTGGGATTGCTTTCCTACACAAATGAAATAACGAATTACGTTCCTCCGCGATCGATGAGATCATATCTTTCAGTCCTATTCAAGGAGCTTTATAATCTACAGCCGCAAGATACAACGAATACCGTGGAAATTTTACATTCTCTGGCAGACCGCATCAAAAAGCGCGGATTGATAATTTTAATTTCTGATATGATCGATGATCCGGAAAAAATTCTACAGGGATTGCAGCACTTTCGACATCAAAAGCACGAAGTTATTCTTTTTCATATTCAGGATACACAGGAACTGGATTTCAACTTCAAGTCCGAAACAGAATTCATCGATTCGGAAACAGGCGAAAAAATCACTGTGAATCCCTGGCAGATCAGGAAGGATTATCAGAAAGCTTACCAAGAAAACTCAGATTTTCTGAAACGGAAATGTCACGAATCTTTCATCGAATATAATCCTATCACTACTGCAACCAGCTTCGATGAGATTCTGTTGAATTACTTGATCAAAAGATCGAAATTGATGTAA